CTCTATCGTTCTGCCTATCACGCTGTTCACTTTCTCGAAAGACAAACAGATTTGGTGCGGTTTCAGAGGATTGGGATAGACATCTGTCATCCCACCGAGACGGCCTCCTGCAATCTCCAATATAAGCGAAGCAGCACGACGCAATGCCCAATCCGTGCGCTCCGGATCCAGTCCGCGCTCGAAGCGGAAAGAACTGTCCGTATTGAGACCCAATCGACGAGCCGTACGGCGTACCATCGTCGGGTTGAAGTTGGCACTCTCGAGGAATATGTCCTTCGTCTTTTCCGTTACACCGGAGTGAAGACCACCGAAAACGCCCGCCACACACATGGGATCGCCGTTCGAATCGCATATCATCAGATCCTCGGCCGTCAGCTTACGCTCCACTCCATCCAGTGTGACGAACGGAGTACCCTCGGCTACTGTCTGCACATGAACTTGGTCTCCCTTGATAAAAGCCAAATCGAAAGCATGAAGAGGTTGACCGAACTCATGAAGGACGTAATTCGTAATATCCACGATGTTATTGATCGGACGCAGGCCGATCGCCTGCAACCTGTTGCGCAGCCATTCGGGGCTTTCTCTTACCGTAATGCCTTTGATCACCAATCCCTGATAGCGTGGGCAGGCCGTAGCATCTGCCACTTTCACTTCTATTCGACTGTCGATGATGTCCGTCGGCAGGTTTACCTCCGGCAGTTTGAGTTCCGCAGGTACACCATTACGTTTCAGGCTGGCCGCCAAGTCGCGTGCCACGCCATAGTGCGAAGTGGCATCCACGCGGTTGGGTGTAATGTCCACTTCTATGCAATAATCACTTTCTACATGGTAGTACTCGGCGGCAGGCATCCCCACGGGCGCATCGCTCGGCAGGACGATAATCCCGTCATTCGACGAGCCTACACCGATTTCCACTTCGGAGCATATCATTCCGAAACTCTCCACTCCGCGAATCTTGGATTTCTTGATGGCAAACTCTTCTTCTCCGTGATAGAGCGTGGTGCCCACCGTTGCCACTACCACCTTTTGTCCTGCGGCCACATTGGGTGCACCGCAGACAATTTGCAAAGGCGCATCCGCCCCCACATCTACCGTGGTGATATGCAAATGATCCGAATTCGGGTGTTCCTCACAAGTCAGAACATGGCCGATGACCAAACCTCGCAAGCCTCCCCGAATCGTTTCGATCTCTTCTACACCGCCGGTCTCCAGACCGATGGAAGTGAGCGTGTCGGCTATCTCTTGCGGAGAGAGGGCGCAGGGCAGGTACTCCAAGAGCCATTTGTATGAGATATTCATCTTTGTTACTCCTTAGTTGTATATGTGCTTCAGAGACTCATGGGTCAGGTCTCAAACGCGATTATTATATGTAAGCCCACAAATTTAGCGTTTTTCTCGGGGAGTGTTTGTTTTATGTTCGTCTTGCGCTGATTTGCACCCTCCGAGTGCTCTGCTTTTCGTTCTCCCAA
This genomic stretch from Porphyromonas gingivalis ATCC 33277 harbors:
- the pheT gene encoding phenylalanine--tRNA ligase subunit beta, which translates into the protein MNISYKWLLEYLPCALSPQEIADTLTSIGLETGGVEEIETIRGGLRGLVIGHVLTCEEHPNSDHLHITTVDVGADAPLQIVCGAPNVAAGQKVVVATVGTTLYHGEEEFAIKKSKIRGVESFGMICSEVEIGVGSSNDGIIVLPSDAPVGMPAAEYYHVESDYCIEVDITPNRVDATSHYGVARDLAASLKRNGVPAELKLPEVNLPTDIIDSRIEVKVADATACPRYQGLVIKGITVRESPEWLRNRLQAIGLRPINNIVDITNYVLHEFGQPLHAFDLAFIKGDQVHVQTVAEGTPFVTLDGVERKLTAEDLMICDSNGDPMCVAGVFGGLHSGVTEKTKDIFLESANFNPTMVRRTARRLGLNTDSSFRFERGLDPERTDWALRRAASLILEIAGGRLGGMTDVYPNPLKPHQICLSFEKVNSVIGRTIEPETVRSILDSLEIRISKEEDGVMTLEVPRYRTDVTRDVDVIEEIMRIYGYNQVELTGYIRASLGHETETDRRYKWQTVVSEQLVGAGFNEILNNSLTAGSYYEGLKTHPREMAVELMNPLSQELNCMRQTLLFGGLETLSHNLRRKHLSLYLFEWGKCYRFHAAKRTDETPLSAYAEDDRLGIWICGQRVHNSWAHPEEPTSVFELKAVVEQVLCRVGIETGAYTLETADNDLYASAMEVKTRSGKLLGTFGTVSTEQIKRFDIEQPVYFAELLWDALMSESARYKLEARDLPRFPEVKRDLALLLDKAVSFAEIESLARGCEKKLLRRVELFDVYEGKNLPAGKKSYAVSFFLRNDEKTLNDKQIEAIMAKIRTTLEQKLGAQLR